CATGATTTTTCTCCAAAGATTTATAATGTTATCCTATCAAAAGGTTGTTTATAaaaacaaggccaaaagacttattcccacccaaggtttgatgtataaCCAAATTCTCATATACAATATtccaaaaactcaaatattcactcttatgttaaaattctctgttatgattaaagataaaactgttatttaactaaaaaaatgttaaaagaactaaaattttatcttattttcttactttagtttaaaaaactaacaatattctttcattcaaaaatttgaaaagttaacttttctccatatctttttttctatcaaaatcCAACCAGCCAACTTCGTCTTCCACCCATGCATTCATCAGCTTTTGCTCTCTCCTTTGGTTTCATTTTGTCGAAATTAGTGAACGATGCTTGTTTGCTTCTTTACTCTTCCTTGATCAGCTTTTTGAGTCAACCAGTTGTACGTattagacaaagacaaagggTTTTAAGGCTTCAAAAACGTTGATCTAGAATGGACGAAGATAAtatcttcatctctttgtcaAGTGATGATGAATCGTCTTCGTCTCTTCGTTAGATAAAAACATTTTGTCTTCATCCAATGAAAATGGATGTCGACGCTAGAAGATAGATGAGAGAGGAAGATGGTGGGAATGGAGGTGGTTGTCggagaaaggaaaaaaactttggggggaaaatgtaacaattcaaactttaggtgggggtaaattattaattttttaaactaaggtcGGGAGGGGGgggatttgataaaattttagttttttaaatattttttgttaaataacggttttactcttaaccctaatataaaatttttaaaaaatagtaagtatttgagtttttgaatgcTAGTGAAAGTTTGGgaatacaccaaaccttgggtaggaataagtctctTGGcctaaaacagtaaaaatatGTGCACCTAGTCTTGGTTACCAAGTGAAAattcagataatatatcatcataagatttgattattttgaataaatgataaagtaacattaatcacataatgacatataatttatctatttaattagatactcaaaactgaattaatataatattatttgtgaaatatattttgttgaaaaaattttacattaacatTATTAATCCATATCACTAATTCTCAACATGGTAGTCAAATTGTGCATCGTATTTtgtattgaaaacttaattttttatatagtatatcatattgtatagtatagagtaatgttatgtgcacaatttttttgcataaacaATAACTTGTAATcgtatgattagataattaaaaattaaaaataaaataacactcaatcacataatgatatattgttatttatacataaaattatacacatagttttattagtatagtatgatatactttttaaaaataaaataataaaaaatttaaaaaattaaattaattttttttggttatattttttCGTTTTGTCTCTACTTCAATCTAATGTTACAAatgtttctaaaatataaataaatgactaaaattatattatcaaattatttcttggcttgtcaaaacaaaatataaaaaaagaatttataattaaacttcattatgcaaataaataatagaataaaaaaataaatagaaatatgtaattatatattaaatatccaactttacaacaaaaaaatcattcttGCATTATAACAAGAAAATAGATATAGTTAGGACATGATCTGAATTGAGCCAACTCGATCTTGAAAGTTGGCTCATTCAGTTTAACTCAGTTCGAATTCATTTGATtagaattcaaatcgaattcaagtcaaaaagttcgactcattttttaaatcaagttaagCTTAAGCTTGGAGATGTTCGATTCGAATCATGACTTAAATAGgtgatttgaatttgtggcttgatttgatttgaatttatgagtTAGTTCAACTTGAAATCATAGCTCAAATTTATGgcttaaattgatgattttgtctattattttagtaaaacaatattgttttgtcaataaattatgaattcaaactatcgatttgaactataaattccAATTGAAccaaacttaattatttttaattcaagccaaactctaatttgatcattttctattcaaattaaattcaagttaaaggGTATGTAGGGTCAATCATGTTCGTATCCACTTCTAGATTTAGTTGGATGATTCGATTTTGAGTTTGACCTGcttaatttagataaaaaaaatgtattaatacatattattaattttattgatactaaTTGATACGTATtacatcatataatatatattatgtatcacATCAATTTCTAATacactttaaaatatttaatattttttatatatctcatattgTGCGGACTAATACCCTTGATTTTCAATTGAATTCTTCACATTATAGGTAGagaatgtttaaaataatataggAGAATTGGTGACATAATATCACAATTAAATACGAttacaaaacaatataaatgaCCGAGAAAAACGTAAGAAATTACATGAACCCATTGGATAATgaaataagtaattaaataatcaaattatatataaatttaattaattaataaagataaatttaataaatttaaatattaaaatcgagttattaaataattaaattatatataaacttcattaattaataaatataaatgtcataaatttaaaaattatggaatgagttgataataataatataaccaactatatattgattaaattatttatagaaaacttaataaattaattttaatcattaatgatTTAGATTGCATGATTTagacatatatttttataatttacgGAGAGTGTTTGGATGACGtggataaatattattttgataatttttttattattatttatattattttatttaatttataaattataaaaaattttaataaccttttattactaatagatataatataaaagtaattttatttttaattaatataataaataatataaaaaaataaaattattatttaattaataatatattaaaaataataaaatattatatatatatatatattttatattaaaacaaataatcactttctttataattaaactttaacagGTTGCAGGAGGCAAGTGTGCTGACAGGAATGCAAATCAGCAAACACTTGTTGAGTAACTTCACCCAAGCATTTCAACAAACACCTGGAAGGCACCAACAACTGAAGCCCAAACGCCAACTTCCGATTACAATGGCAACCCAATCGCAACAAACTTCCACAATATCAACTCCAATCTTCAAACAAGAAATCACCAACACCaataaaacacaaaccaagTGCCAAGATTAATCAACAAAAACGCAAATAAAAGATGAATGAAACCCAATTTGCTCAAAGATGCCGCGTTGCGATGGTAGGGCCAGAGGTGGGTGGTCGTCGGAGGTGGCCGATGATTATGGCAGAGGTTTGTAGCAGCGGCAACGGTGGGTGAAGAGGTGGCAGCGGCAGAAGACAAAGTCAGGCTTCAAAATCGCAGAAAAGACAGAAACTTTGAGATGAAAACCTTGGAAACGGTGGTCAAGGGTGGCAAGGATATGGACTGTACAGGAGTCGCCGGTGACAGGCGTCAGGAACCGACAGGGGTGGATGACGGATAGATTCCGGTGCTGTCCAAGTTGAGAGGGTTTTCACAAAGTTTTTTCCCTCCCTAAACTGTAAACCCAGATATGAAGACTCAATATTGGCCTGGAGACGACGATGAATAGGGAAGAGGGAGAGAAACCGGCTAGAGAAAGCACTAGAAAAGtgagagagggaaaaaaaatctcaaaagaaaatacaataaaccttagttggaaataagtcctttggcctattctaaaattttttctctggTAAGCATTTACTCGTGCAATAGATCAAAGTGAGAAGGAAGGATGACAGTTGGACAGTTGATCACGTATATAATGTCCCAAAACTGTCGTTTCTTACAACTGACTGCAATACAGAGTTTTGCAGAATAAATTCTTTCCTCTCccaaatacacaaaaaaaatagaagagagAAAAGGTTCTCTCCCAAAATACTCTGATTTACACAGAATCTAGAAATAAGGTATGCTAAAGCAAACTGTGTTGTAGAAAtcattaaattgaatcaatttggATGCATCTTCAATCAATTCAAATGGAAGAATCAAATCTAGGTAAACAATCTACTGTATTTTGATTCATAAAgttgacattttttttctcaatgaGCCCAAACTTCAACTCACGAGAAATTTTCCTTTGTCTTGTAGAAGGTTCTTATTTTTTCACCaagattatttgatattaaatattgttggAGTATGcctatagttttatttaaagagAACTTTGAATTCCCATCGTTGTTTGACAGTAGAAATTATTGTTTGTcggaatttttttttgttttcacattGAAGGGGGCTTCCCCTAAGGCAAATTTTTTGTGTTCTTGtgtgatttatttttgttgtctttgaagttatttaaattgtataatgtATATATCACTgctgtatttatttatttttaattgaggATCTTGTTCGGattttcaaaatgaataaatgtgagACATAATGATTGAACTTACAACTATTGTActagataagttaaaatttcataaacgtGACAGAGATTCGAATTCAaactttatcttaaaaattttaatgtttcattagttttgttaacttttaagacatatttattaattttcttttctgttgATCGGCACAATGGAGaaaatttcctttttccatATTATGTTCTGTTCCATCATTTCTATCTCAGCTTTATCAGATATTATGTGAAAAATTTAGGTAACAATATCTCCACTCCTGAAATATTGTctctattataaatttttaagagtttatattaaagttaaagTACACCCacctcataatttttttctccaaagATTTAAAGTGCTATCACATATAGGGTTGGACTCAAACTGAGTCCGTTCGAGCTCGAATTCAATTTGAACGAGTTAGAAACGAGCCAACCTTATACGAGCTCAGTCTAGCTTGAGTTATTcgtcaattttttcaattagaaattttgatacaaaacgatatcgttttaaccaatatttattaaaacgatatcgttttaataacaaaatagttaaaaactcaagttCGTAATGAGTTGAATCGAATTTGAGCTTGGCTTTTACGAGCTCgacgagcttgagctcgaactcaagctcTACTACATATAAACCGAGTTGAGCTCGAACTAGATTCAATTCGAATACAGCTTTAATCACATCAAAGcgttgtttataaaaataataaaactgtgtaCTTAATTGAGaatttagataatatgttattataacaATGTTagataaatctcatattgataaAACACACAAGAGattttaagtttatatatatatctcacatCATTTGAGTTGCTAAGATAATGATTAGGTAAAtagtttgtaaattttttaaactgttacAACATGTTTTAGGGTGTAAAACTCAAAAACAGAATCATGATAGAGTATATACCAACAAGCCAACTTCTGCATGAAAAATTCTTTCGTCGATTACGTTCTACATGAACCAAAAAATATTTGTCctcctttattatttatttattctggtatatttatattaaaacacaAGAGAAGCCAAAAAAATGATTCCCCTTGTCACCTTGGTTTGACAAATCAAATGAGTcacatattattttaacaaattaaagggaaaaaaaaaattcaacgaATAATCGAAACATTGACGAAGATCGATCTGTTAATCATCAGCAACAGATCTTAAGCGGCCGCAGTATTAAAAGCGTCGCATCGGCGCCTCACCTCGCCGTTCGGATCTCCATCAGTCTTCACTTCTATGTAACTCATCTTCACCATGGCATTTCCGAAATCCTTAAAGAACGCCGTCTCATTTGCTGCATACAATTCAACAAAAGGCCTCGTTCGTAGATCCTGATAAAGTAAATTATCCGTCGCCAAAAGCCCTAGCCCCTTAGGCAAATTCTTGTAATAAGCGTTATCGAATTTTCCTGGAGTCTTAACGTCGTTAAAAGCCGCCGTTGTGTCGAAGGTCTTCGGATCTCCGCACAATTTTTTTAGTGCTTCGGCGTAGGCAGGTTTTAGGCCGGGATCGGTAGGGGCTTCGGCAGAGAAATTAAAGAGCCTCTTGCTGAATTTCTTGCAGCTTGCGAAACCAATTGTGTGTGCGCCCAACAGAGCCACCATTTCTTGAGTGGTGAAGCCCCTGCGTTCAAAAAATGCAATCATTTGATCTACATTCATGCCTTCATGTGGAAGACTTCCGTTGACACGGGAGGCGTTGGAAACCAGGCCGTCTTTGCGTCCGAGTAAGACGGGGTAATGAGGTCCACCGACAATCACCAGAAGGTTACGCGTGGCGGCTGTGAGAATATCAGCACAGGAGACAACGCCGGGGCAGATCATCTCC
This sequence is a window from Mangifera indica cultivar Alphonso chromosome 20, CATAS_Mindica_2.1, whole genome shotgun sequence. Protein-coding genes within it:
- the LOC123204277 gene encoding peroxidase 41-like; the protein is MALIYQHVFLILFISVIPISQSVVLDPDYYKTTCPDFNRVVLEQVQEKQAKFVTTAAATLRLYFHDCMTGGCDGSILIGSTSDNQAEKEYEDNISLPGDAFDIIFRIKTALEMICPGVVSCADILTAATRNLLVIVGGPHYPVLLGRKDGLVSNASRVNGSLPHEGMNVDQMIAFFERRGFTTQEMVALLGAHTIGFASCKKFSKRLFNFSAEAPTDPGLKPAYAEALKKLCGDPKTFDTTAAFNDVKTPGKFDNAYYKNLPKGLGLLATDNLLYQDLRTRPFVELYAANETAFFKDFGNAMVKMSYIEVKTDGDPNGEVRRRCDAFNTAAA